One Streptococcus sp. VT 162 genomic window, ACAGCTTGTTGATCACCAGCCATCTCACCACACATTCCAGCCCATTTCCCTTCAGCGTGAGCTGCTTTGATCACATTGTTGATCAAGCGTAGGATTGATGGGTTGTATGGTTGGTAAAGGTATGAAACTTGTTCGTTCATACGGTCTGCTGCCATTGTGTATTGGATCAAGTCGTTTGTACCAATTGAGAAGAAGTCAACTTCTTTAGCAAATTGATCTGCAAGCATGGCTGCTGCTGGGATTTCGATCATGATACCAACTTGGATATTATCCGCAACTGCAACACCTTCAGCAAGAAGGTTTGCTTTTTCTTCGTCAAAGACTGCTTTCGCTGCACGGAATTCTTTCAAGAGCGCAACCATTGGGAACATGATACGCAATTGACCGTGAACAGACGCACGAAGAAGGGCACGGATTTGTGTGCGGAACATAGCATCTCCAGTCTCAGAGATAGAGATACGAAGGGCACGGAATCCAAGGAATGGGTTCATTTCGTGAGGCATATCGAAGTAAGGAAGTTCCTTATCTCCACCGATATCCATTGTACGAACGACAACAGGTTTACCGTTCATTCCTTCAAGTACAGCCTTGTAAGCTTCGTATTGCTCGTCTTCTGTTGGGAAGTCTTGAGAATCCATGTACAAGAACTCTGTACGGTAAAGACCAACAGCTTCAGCACCGTTGTCATTGACACCTTCAACGTCTTTTGGAGTACCGATGTTGGCAGCCAATTCAAAGTGTTTGCCATCAGCAGTTACTGTTTTAGCATCTTTCAAGAGAGCCCATTCAGCTTTTTGTTTCGCATAAGCTTCACCAGCAGCCTTGAATTCAGCCGCTTGCTCATCAGTTGGATTGATAATAACCTCACCTGTGATACCGTTAACGGCAAGAATATCACCGTCTTTAACGATTTCAGTGATGTTGTTTGTTCCCAATACTGCTGCAATTTCAAGTGTACGCGCCATGATAGCAGAGTGGCTTGTACGTCCACCAATGTTGGTTACAAAAGCTTTTACAAAGTTTTTGTCCAATTGAGCTGTATCTGAAGGAGTCAAGTCATGCGCAATCACAATCACTTCTTCATTGATAGAAGCTGGGTTTGGCAATTTTTTACCAAGGAGGTTGGCCAATACACGTTTTGTCACGTCGCGGATATCCGCAGCGCGTTCTTGCATGTATGGGTTGTCTTCCATGCCTTCAAAGATAGTGATAAACATGTCTGTTACTTCTTTCAGACCTGCTTCTGCATTCACTTTCTTCGCACGGATTGTTTCCTTGATTTGGCTGA contains:
- a CDS encoding phosphoenolpyruvate-protein phosphotransferase (Phosphotransferase system, enzyme I; transfers the phosphoryl group from phosphoenolpyruvate (PEP) to the phosphoryl carrier protein; part of the phosphoenolpyruvate-dependent sugar phosphotransferase system (PTS), a major carbohydrate active-transport system); the encoded protein is MTEMLKGIAASDGVAVAKAYLLVQPDLSFETITVEDTNAEEARLDAALQASQDELSVIREKAVGTLGEEAAQVFDAHLMVLADPEMISQIKETIRAKKVNAEAGLKEVTDMFITIFEGMEDNPYMQERAADIRDVTKRVLANLLGKKLPNPASINEEVIVIAHDLTPSDTAQLDKNFVKAFVTNIGGRTSHSAIMARTLEIAAVLGTNNITEIVKDGDILAVNGITGEVIINPTDEQAAEFKAAGEAYAKQKAEWALLKDAKTVTADGKHFELAANIGTPKDVEGVNDNGAEAVGLYRTEFLYMDSQDFPTEDEQYEAYKAVLEGMNGKPVVVRTMDIGGDKELPYFDMPHEMNPFLGFRALRISISETGDAMFRTQIRALLRASVHGQLRIMFPMVALLKEFRAAKAVFDEEKANLLAEGVAVADNIQVGIMIEIPAAAMLADQFAKEVDFFSIGTNDLIQYTMAADRMNEQVSYLYQPYNPSILRLINNVIKAAHAEGKWAGMCGEMAGDQQAVPLLVGMGLDEFSMSATSVLRTRSLMKKLDTAKMEEYANRALTECSTMEEVLELQKEYVNFD